TTCAAAAATTTCGCCCAGTACATACACCAGCCTCTGGCGCCTATCCAGGCACAGCAGCATGCCGGCCAGGCAGCCCAGCTTGGCCTCTTGTATCAGCTCCTGTTGGCTAAGCTGCTCTTCGGTGCTCAGGTCTTCATTTGGCACCGCATCCAGCTCGGCCCCGAAGGCCTCAAAGCTGCCAATGGCCTGCTCCATGGGTCGCCGCTTCATCTCCAGGAAGTGATTCATGGCGATGCGGTACAGCCAGGTGCGAAAGCTGCTGCGTCCCTGAAACTGATCCAGGCGGGTCAAGGCCTTGATCAGTACCTCCTGGGTCAGGTCCTCGGCATCCGCCGGGCTGAGTACCAGCCGCCAGGCCACGTTGTAGATAAACGGGCGGTGGCGGGCCAGTAGCAGTTCTAGCGCTGTGCGAGACCCCTCCCTGGCGGCAACCAGCAGTGCCTCATCGCTTGCTTTGGGGTCAGGCTGTGGCTTATCGGGTTGCTGCATCCTTAAAGTGTTTGAAATAGATAATTTCTTCGATCATGCTCAAAAAAGTAGCCACTTTCGGGCTGGGATTCTGCATCACCTGCTCTGCCGCAGCCTGGGCCTGCTCCAGGCTCTGCCACTGCACGTAGTCTACCAATACCTGGGTGTCGTCTGTGCTCACCTCTACCCGGCGGTTGATGAACCCTGGGAATTTCGCCAATTCCTCGTCTACTGTATGGAGAATAAAGGTGCGATCGGCATCGGCTTTTATCCTGTACACTACCAGTTCGGTTACTTGTTGCGCTACTGCTATCGTACTCATGTTAATGAAAATCAGGGTGATTAAAAATGCTTTTACACCCTTTGGACGCAGCAATATGGGGGCTGTGACAATGGCTGGTGCGATCAGTTTTTGTTTCGATACCTGCGGGAGAGTTTGGCCATTCGCTCCAAGCGACGCATGCGCCGGCTGCCTATGCGCACTACTAGCTCCAGGCTCGATAAATAGAGCGCGAATAGCAGGACATTCAGGTGGATATTGAACAGAAAATAGGAGAGTACAGAGGCGAGGCCCAGGAAGAAGAAATATCCAAAGAAGTCGCCCATCAGCTTTCCGGCCTCTCCCATTTCCATCGCATCCCGCCGCCTGGCTTTTGGCCTTAGCTGGTGCAGGGTAAATACATCCAGCGACATAAAGAAATAGGTAATGAACAGAAAGAGCA
This portion of the Bacteroidota bacterium genome encodes:
- a CDS encoding RNA polymerase sigma factor, whose protein sequence is MQQPDKPQPDPKASDEALLVAAREGSRTALELLLARHRPFIYNVAWRLVLSPADAEDLTQEVLIKALTRLDQFQGRSSFRTWLYRIAMNHFLEMKRRPMEQAIGSFEAFGAELDAVPNEDLSTEEQLSQQELIQEAKLGCLAGMLLCLDRRQRLVYVLGEIFELSTREGAELTELSEDNYRQILSRARRDLRAFMNQKCGLVNPDNPCRCQRKTKGFIQAGWVDPGQMKFNLPHQQSILQSLEARQKQLEEAMEGPYRGLFQAGAYDQRAREQLLASLLAHPHIQLVFNLN